A single Corticium candelabrum chromosome 16, ooCorCand1.1, whole genome shotgun sequence DNA region contains:
- the LOC134192405 gene encoding death-associated protein kinase 1-like, with protein MQILLEGGSSVDIPDITGQTIVHFAAAENMPSQILIPLLRKCNTNELSVAAVHDLMATDCLDVELLVAVCRSDVDLLSSRETNVTAMHRMVGKCRPTDARLVHTLASERSRDFDTIKDDLLFHACVHGSKETLQALLQLGASVAVRGNEFELPSLLLAASSATDEEAVEKVNVLVANGADLHMTSSNGQNLCHIAAILCHSKLLELAIAARVDHTYRDKEGSTPLHYACAAPGNGAVISLLIDAGLDVNELNSDGLTPLNLSIRSQNVDNISSLIKATVDITMSGLEDCQFHDLTILAQPEVIRASPKPLEYALILSSFYECMAKGQRRSKESYMSLSVETCTTWKYH; from the exons ATGCAGATTTTGTTGGAAGGAGGCTCATCTGTTGACATTCCAGACATCACAGGACAAACAATTGTTCattttgctgctgctgagaATATGCCTTCCCAAATTCTTATTCCTCTTCTCAGGAAATGTAACACCAATGAATTGTCTGTAGCTGCAGTTCATGATCTG ATGGCAACTGATTGTTTAGATGTTGAGTTGCTTGTTGCTGTTTGCCGGTCCGATGTTGATTTGCTGTCATCTAGGGAGACTAACGTTACAGCAATGCATCGTATGGTAGGGAAGTGTCGACCAACTGATGCTCGTCTCGTTCACACTTTGGCAAGTGAGCGATCACGTGATTTTGATACAATTAAAGACGATCTGCTCTTTCATGCTTGTGTCCATGGGAGTAAAGAAACACTGCAA GCATTGCTGCAGCTCGGTGCCTCTGTTGCTGTTAGAGGCAATGAGTTTGAATTACCATCATTACTTCTTGCTGCCAGCAGTGCTACTGATGAGGAAGCAGTTGAGAAAGTTAACGTTTTGGTAGCTAATGGAGCTGACCTGCATATGACTAGTAGCAATGGTCAAAATTTGTGTCACATAGCAGCAATCTTGTGTCACTCAAAGCTTCTAGAGCTTGCAATTGCTGCAAGAGTCGATCACACATATCGAGATAAAGAGGGAAGCACTCCACTCCATTATGCTTGTGCTGCTCCAGGCAATGGTGCTGTCATTTCTCTCTTGATTGATGCTGGACTAGATGTGAATGAACTGAATTCAGATGGTCTCACACCTCTCAACCTCAGCATCAGATCCCAGAATGTCGACAATATCTCATCTCTTATTAAAGCTACAGTTGACATTACTATGTCTGGATTGGAAGATTGCCAATTTCATGACTTGACGATATTAGCTCAACCTGAGGTCATCAGGGCCTCGCCCAAGCCATTGGAGTATGCTCTCATACTGAGCTCTTTCTACGAATGTATGGCAAAAGGACAAAGGAGATCGAAAGAGAGCTACATGTCATTGTCTGTGGA GACTTGCACTACATGGAAGTATCATTGA
- the LOC134192025 gene encoding transient-receptor-potential-like protein isoform X1, whose protein sequence is MSDTVQQFAVCVYYLFVSVLSVFQVDDGLQGPNCQDATGKTPLHRLLLSAENAQVSNAIVESMHILLNGGASVNIKDNMGQTVVHLAAIENMPFHILFPLFQKCSIHELSVTAVHDLMSTACLNVDMLVALCQSDVNLLSLGKTNLTAIHQMITKHRPTNALLIQTLASERSSEFNRIKDDLLLYTCMHGDKETLQALVQLGASTTGIDTVFELPAVLLAASSPADKEAVEKVKILLANGANIHVTSSNGQNLCHIAALMRNANLVELAIAARVDHTYHDKEGSTPLHYACSIPGNGTVISLLIEAGLGVHEPNSDGFTPLNLSIRSKDVNNIIPLIKVLVDFERSRLTDCLFQDLQMLAQPEVIAASHKPVEYALILSSFYERMARVQPRLKTSFMALSVQLEEAAIDMVEGQESSQLQALAVHADVVEMAILTGRKKFIATDAVQHELLQVWQEYINPFVAFIVFLLQTIARPFVISVLWPLIIFNIRVWGHSLSWDIIRPHAAPMTRYRVEAFAYVVFVILLLQQTAALEFSKDGMTDWAWITLVYVLALLHNEVVSIVREGFRFYFTRNGHKRSCFTIVMFVLFYGVRLAIVWDIVESTSTIYRLSSYLMAGALILACTQLLRYLRVHPLIGPIQKSFRKVQKSLVFFIIILFLYLLAFASGLVTVYGATTLKYNETQRQRYEENCPSKAFGSLPSSLLTLFLSLFGLIDYDALDNCSHLEEIFGKILFGLWIIQALIILLNMLIALVTNKFDEVQNNADIEWKFSFGATVIDVRKCQRYPIPFNLLHIHIDVLEWLFNKDNFMKRRFALLSISNLIRSKSGRRNVGTLQIDVFRKAEERKTYEKAATKGDVADINKRLIHIETSLSSVCTSLNIQSKSESTMSTLDELRRDSWGSYRQRLNTLANSSEWIEDMATRVPNSRDQFRKTLIHKILKKTESTTTTTTTHTNPKSPAPLQPSSLQPIAESIQKTESDTNTTTYTNAKSPVAVQRSPLQPIAQQSRDGTAVAESNALTQALISLQRSVQRQESTLLQIEARLANLENQERHREGRYAKPATSLQALIEEDAF, encoded by the exons ATGTCCGACACGGTCCAACAATTTGCTGTCTGTGTTTactatctgtttgttagtgtgcTGTCTGTATTTCAGGTTGATGACGGTCTACAGGGTCCCAATTGCCAAGATGCCACTGGAAAGACTCCACTGCATCGTCTCCTACTCTCAGCTGAAAATGCGCAAGTCAGCAATGCCATAGTCGAAT CAATGCACATTTTACTGAATGGAGGCGCATCTGTCAATATTAAAGACAACATgggacagacagttgttcatctTGCTGCGATAGAAAACATGCCATTCCACATCCTCTTTCCTCTCTTCCAAAAGTGCAGCATTCATGAATTGTCTGTCACTGCAGTTCATGATTTG ATGTCAACTGCTTGTCTAAATGTTGATATGCTTGTTGCTCTCTGCCAGTCTGATGTTAATTTGCTGTCACTTGGAAAGACTAACCTTACAGCAATTCATCAAATGATTACGAAACATCGACCAACCAATGCTCTTCTCATTCAAACTTTGGCAAGTGAACGATCAAGTGAATTCAACAGAATCAAGGACGATCTCCtcttgtatacatgtatgcatggaGACAAAGAAACATTGCAA GCATTGGTGCAGCTTGGTGCCTCAACTACTGGCATAGATACGGTCTTTGAGTTACCAGCTGTACTACTTGCTGCTAGCAGTCCTGCTGATAAGGAAGCAGTTGAGAAAGTAAAAATACTGTTAGCTAATGGAGCCAACATACACGTCACTAGTAGCAATGGTCAAAATCTGTGCCACATAGCAGCACTCATGCGTAACGCCAATCTTGTAGAGCTTGCCATTGCTGCAAGAGTTGATCATACATATCATGATAAAGAGGGAAGCACTCCACTCCACTATGCTTGCTCTATTCCAGGAAATGGTACTGTCATCTCTCTCTTGATTGAAGCTGGACTCGGTGTTCATGAGCCAAATTCAGATGGTTTCACACCTCTAAATCTCAGCATCAGATCCAAAGATGTCAACAACATCATACCACTAATAAAAGTTTTGGTTGATTTTGAAAGGTCTAGACTGACGGATTGCCTGTTTCAAGATTTACAGATGTTGGCTCAACCAGAAGTTATAGCGGCCTCACACAAGCCTGTCGAATATGCTCTTATTTTGAGTTCATTTTATGAGCGTATGGCAAGAGTACAACCCAGGTTAAAGACAAGCTTCATGGCATTGTCTGTACAACTGGAAGAGGCAGCAATTGATATGGTCGAGGGGCAAGAATCATCACAGCTTCAGGCACTCGCAGTACATGCAGATGTTGTTGAAATGGCAATATTGACCGGGCGAAAGAAG TTTATTGCAACCGATGCTGTACAGCACGAGCTTCTTCAAGTATGGCAGGAATACATTAATCCTTTCGTGGCTTTCATCGTGTTTCTATTGCAAACTATTGCCCGTCCATTTGTCATCTCTGTTCTTTGGCCTCTAATCATCTTCAATATTAGAGTGTGGGGTCACTCTCTGTCCTGGGATATCATCAGGCCTCATGCTGCTCCAATGACTCGATATCGAGTCGAAGCTTTTGCTTATGTGGTCTTTGTCATTTTGCTGCTCCAACAAACAGCTGCGTTAGAGTTCTCAAAGGATGGGATGACTGATTGGGCATGGATCACTCTCGTGTATGTACTGGCTCTGCTCCATAATGAAGTGGTATCAATAGTCAGAGAAGGATTCCGTTTCTACTTTACTCGAAATGGTCACAAGAGGAGCTGTTTTACCATCGTCATGTTTGTTTTATTCTATGGTGTGAGACTTGCTATTGTGTGGGATATTGTAGAGTCAACAAGTACTATTTACAGACTGTCCAGTTACCTTATGGCTGGGGCGTTAATTCTGGCCTGCACTCAACTACTCCGATACCTCAGGGTTCATCCACTCATTGGTCCGATACAGAAATCTTTCAGAAAAGTTCAGAAAAGTTTGGTTTTCTTCATTATCATTCTCTTTCTCTATTTACTTGCATTTGCAAGCGGGTTGGTCACTGTTTATGGAGCAACAACCTTGAAGTACAATGAAACTCAAAGACAGAGATATGAAGAAAACTGTCCTTCTAAAGCATTTGGAAG TTTGCCATCTTCACTACTAACactgtttttgtctttgtttggaTTGATTGACTACGATGCTCTTGATAATTGCTCACATCTCGAGGAGATATTTGGCAAAATACTGTTTGGGTTATGGATTATACAGGCCTTGATCATTCTTCTCAACATGCTGATTGCTCTTGTTACCAATAAGTTTGACGAAGTTCAG AACAATGCTGATATTGAGTGGAAATTTTCATTCGGTGCAACTGTTATTGATGTCCGAAAGTGCCAGCGGTATCCAATACCGTTCAATCTCCTTCACATTCACATTGATGTTCTAGAATGGCTGTTTAATAAAGATAACTTT ATGAAGAGACGTTTTGCTCTGCTATCAATATCTAACTTAATACGATCCAAGTCTGGCAGAAGAAATGTTGGTACCTTGCAAATAGACGTTTTCAGAAAAGCTGAAGAAAGGAAAACTTATGAAAAGGCAGCAACCAAAGGAGATGTGGCAGATATCAATAAACGCCTCATTCATATAGAG ACATCATTGTCATCAGTCTGCACATCTCTCAATATCCAATCCAAATCAGAATCCACCATGTCTACACTTGATGAGCTGAGACGTGACAGTTGGGGCTCATATAGACAGCGTCTCAACACACTGGCTAACAGCAGTGAATGGATTGAAGACATGGCAACGAGAGTACCAAATAGTAGAGATCAGTTCAGGAAAACTCTCATACACAAAATATTGAAAAAGACTGAatctaccaccaccaccaccactacccaCACCAATCCAAAGTCCCCAGCTCCATTGCAACCATCTTCACTGCAGCCCATTGCTGAATCAATACAAAAGACCGAATCTGACACTAACACCACTACCTACACCAATGCAAAGTCCCCAGTTGCAGTGCAACGATCTCCACTGCAGCCCATTGCTCAACAATCAAGAGATGGCACTGCAGTTGCAGAATCTAATGCTCTCACACAAGCATTGATCTCCTTGCAACGCTCTGTGCAACGGCAAGAGAGCACATTGCTCCAGATCGAGGCACGATTGGCTAACTTGGAAAATCAAGAAAGACACAGAGAGGGAAGATACGCCAAACCAGCAACATCATTGCAGGCTTTGATCGAAGAAGATGCATTCTAA
- the LOC134192404 gene encoding zinc finger MYM-type protein 1-like, translated as MSLRILRDVSAKLEGTPYTIMVDETTDASTQGQVVIVLRWVDEDLEPHEDFIGLHITASTDAKSIVAIIRDVLVRMNLSLTNCRGQCYDGAAVMKGCLSGVAAQLTQDEPRALFTHCYGHSLNLACQDTIKDIIPIKYALDTTFELSKLLKYSAKRKSEYKRLQAEMAPQDPGFRTLCPTRWTVRAASLQSVMQNFSVIQSSLDSFADMAKRDPEMSARCTGVAAQFSSFDFLFGVALGEKVLKLVDNLSKALQHKKMSAAQGQVLAELTIKSLALMRTEAEFSNFWEKLIEKQSKEDVAEASLPRKRKRPCRYDEGSSGHFATCIEDHYRVMYFSAFDMAIQSIKSRFDQPHYKIYSKLECTLLKGAAGESYTDDLSRIQELYCTDFDSNILQTQLLILYSHFRETAVTPALMDVVDYVKSLGKPGQLLLSEVVKLIRLILVAPATNATSERTFSALRIVKTYLRCTMTQARLNHLLMLHVHKKACDGLDLELCIDDFCRESEHRRNIFGSM; from the coding sequence ATGTCACTTCGAATTCTTCGAGATGTCTCAGCCAAACTTGAAGGCACACCATACACCATTATGGTAGACGAAACCACTGACGCAAGTACCCAGGGGCAGGTTGTAATAGTTCTACGATGGGTGGATGAAGACCTAGAGCCTCATGAGGATTTCATTGGGCTGCACATCACTGCTTCAACTGATGCTAAGTCCATTGTAGCAATTATCAGGGATGTTCTTGTTCGTATGAACCTTAGTCTGACCAACTGTCGTGGTCAGTGCTATGATGGTGCAGCTGTGATGAAAGGATGTCTATCAGGAGTTGCTGCTCAACTCACTCAAGATGAACCACGAGCATTGTTCACTCACTGCTATGGTCATAGCCTCAATTTAGCCTGCCAAGACACCATCAAAGACATAATCCCTATCAAATATGCCCTTGACACAACATTTGAACTGTCAAAACTTCTCAAGTACTCAGCAAAAAGAAAGTCTGAGTACAAGCGACTTCAAGCTGAGATGGCTCCTCAAGACCCTGGATTTAGGACACTATGCCCTACGAGATGGACCGTTCGAGCAGCTTCTCTACAGAGTGTTATGCAAAACTTTTCGGTCATCCAATCCAGCTTAGACAGTTTTGCAGATATGGCAAAACGAGACCCAGAGATGTCTGCTCGGTGTACTGGTGTTGCTGCTCAGTTTTCTTCATTTGACTTTCTCTTTGGAGTAGCATTAGGAgaaaaagtcttgaagttggtTGACAATCTGAGCAAAGCTCTTCAGCACAAGAAGATGTCTGCTGCACAAGGTCAAGTGTTAGCAGAACTTACCATCAAATCTCTTGCACTAATGCGTACAGAAGCTGAATTCTCAAATTTCTGGGAAAAGTTGatagagaaacaaagcaaagaagatgTTGCAGAGGCTTCCCTTCCTCGGAAAAGGAAGCGTCCTTGCCGATATGATGAAGGAAGTTCGGGACACTTCGCAACATGTATAGAAGATCATTACCGGGTTATGTATTTTTCCGCTTTCGATATGGCAATTCAGTCTATCAAAAGCAGATTTGACCAGCCACACTATAAGATATACAGCAAGCTTGAATGCACACTTCTGAAGGGTGCTGCTGGAGAGAGCTATACGGATGACCTGTCTAGGATACAGGAGTTGTACTGCACAGACTTTGACAGCAATATCCTCCAGACGCAGCTATTGATACTGTATTCTCACTTTAGAGAAACGGCAGTCACACCAGCCCTGATGGATGTTGTAGACTATGTTAAGTCACTAGGGAAACCCGGCCAACTGCTGTTGTCTGAGGTGGTCAAACTTATACGCTTGATCCTTGTTGCTcctgcaacaaatgcaactagTGAAAGAACGTTCTCAGCTCTCCGCATTGTTAAAACATACCTTCGGTGCACTATGACACAGGCAAGGTTAAATCACCTTTTAatgttgcatgtgcacaaaaAAGCATGTGATGGTCTTGATCTAGAACTATGCATAGATGATTTCTGTAGGGAATCAGAACACAGAAGAAACATTTTTGGCTCAATGTAG
- the LOC134192025 gene encoding transient-receptor-potential-like protein isoform X2, whose amino-acid sequence MKERTDCGTMHILLNGGASVNIKDNMGQTVVHLAAIENMPFHILFPLFQKCSIHELSVTAVHDLMSTACLNVDMLVALCQSDVNLLSLGKTNLTAIHQMITKHRPTNALLIQTLASERSSEFNRIKDDLLLYTCMHGDKETLQALVQLGASTTGIDTVFELPAVLLAASSPADKEAVEKVKILLANGANIHVTSSNGQNLCHIAALMRNANLVELAIAARVDHTYHDKEGSTPLHYACSIPGNGTVISLLIEAGLGVHEPNSDGFTPLNLSIRSKDVNNIIPLIKVLVDFERSRLTDCLFQDLQMLAQPEVIAASHKPVEYALILSSFYERMARVQPRLKTSFMALSVQLEEAAIDMVEGQESSQLQALAVHADVVEMAILTGRKKFIATDAVQHELLQVWQEYINPFVAFIVFLLQTIARPFVISVLWPLIIFNIRVWGHSLSWDIIRPHAAPMTRYRVEAFAYVVFVILLLQQTAALEFSKDGMTDWAWITLVYVLALLHNEVVSIVREGFRFYFTRNGHKRSCFTIVMFVLFYGVRLAIVWDIVESTSTIYRLSSYLMAGALILACTQLLRYLRVHPLIGPIQKSFRKVQKSLVFFIIILFLYLLAFASGLVTVYGATTLKYNETQRQRYEENCPSKAFGSLPSSLLTLFLSLFGLIDYDALDNCSHLEEIFGKILFGLWIIQALIILLNMLIALVTNKFDEVQNNADIEWKFSFGATVIDVRKCQRYPIPFNLLHIHIDVLEWLFNKDNFMKRRFALLSISNLIRSKSGRRNVGTLQIDVFRKAEERKTYEKAATKGDVADINKRLIHIETSLSSVCTSLNIQSKSESTMSTLDELRRDSWGSYRQRLNTLANSSEWIEDMATRVPNSRDQFRKTLIHKILKKTESTTTTTTTHTNPKSPAPLQPSSLQPIAESIQKTESDTNTTTYTNAKSPVAVQRSPLQPIAQQSRDGTAVAESNALTQALISLQRSVQRQESTLLQIEARLANLENQERHREGRYAKPATSLQALIEEDAF is encoded by the exons ATGAAAGAGCGGACAGATTGCGGAA CAATGCACATTTTACTGAATGGAGGCGCATCTGTCAATATTAAAGACAACATgggacagacagttgttcatctTGCTGCGATAGAAAACATGCCATTCCACATCCTCTTTCCTCTCTTCCAAAAGTGCAGCATTCATGAATTGTCTGTCACTGCAGTTCATGATTTG ATGTCAACTGCTTGTCTAAATGTTGATATGCTTGTTGCTCTCTGCCAGTCTGATGTTAATTTGCTGTCACTTGGAAAGACTAACCTTACAGCAATTCATCAAATGATTACGAAACATCGACCAACCAATGCTCTTCTCATTCAAACTTTGGCAAGTGAACGATCAAGTGAATTCAACAGAATCAAGGACGATCTCCtcttgtatacatgtatgcatggaGACAAAGAAACATTGCAA GCATTGGTGCAGCTTGGTGCCTCAACTACTGGCATAGATACGGTCTTTGAGTTACCAGCTGTACTACTTGCTGCTAGCAGTCCTGCTGATAAGGAAGCAGTTGAGAAAGTAAAAATACTGTTAGCTAATGGAGCCAACATACACGTCACTAGTAGCAATGGTCAAAATCTGTGCCACATAGCAGCACTCATGCGTAACGCCAATCTTGTAGAGCTTGCCATTGCTGCAAGAGTTGATCATACATATCATGATAAAGAGGGAAGCACTCCACTCCACTATGCTTGCTCTATTCCAGGAAATGGTACTGTCATCTCTCTCTTGATTGAAGCTGGACTCGGTGTTCATGAGCCAAATTCAGATGGTTTCACACCTCTAAATCTCAGCATCAGATCCAAAGATGTCAACAACATCATACCACTAATAAAAGTTTTGGTTGATTTTGAAAGGTCTAGACTGACGGATTGCCTGTTTCAAGATTTACAGATGTTGGCTCAACCAGAAGTTATAGCGGCCTCACACAAGCCTGTCGAATATGCTCTTATTTTGAGTTCATTTTATGAGCGTATGGCAAGAGTACAACCCAGGTTAAAGACAAGCTTCATGGCATTGTCTGTACAACTGGAAGAGGCAGCAATTGATATGGTCGAGGGGCAAGAATCATCACAGCTTCAGGCACTCGCAGTACATGCAGATGTTGTTGAAATGGCAATATTGACCGGGCGAAAGAAG TTTATTGCAACCGATGCTGTACAGCACGAGCTTCTTCAAGTATGGCAGGAATACATTAATCCTTTCGTGGCTTTCATCGTGTTTCTATTGCAAACTATTGCCCGTCCATTTGTCATCTCTGTTCTTTGGCCTCTAATCATCTTCAATATTAGAGTGTGGGGTCACTCTCTGTCCTGGGATATCATCAGGCCTCATGCTGCTCCAATGACTCGATATCGAGTCGAAGCTTTTGCTTATGTGGTCTTTGTCATTTTGCTGCTCCAACAAACAGCTGCGTTAGAGTTCTCAAAGGATGGGATGACTGATTGGGCATGGATCACTCTCGTGTATGTACTGGCTCTGCTCCATAATGAAGTGGTATCAATAGTCAGAGAAGGATTCCGTTTCTACTTTACTCGAAATGGTCACAAGAGGAGCTGTTTTACCATCGTCATGTTTGTTTTATTCTATGGTGTGAGACTTGCTATTGTGTGGGATATTGTAGAGTCAACAAGTACTATTTACAGACTGTCCAGTTACCTTATGGCTGGGGCGTTAATTCTGGCCTGCACTCAACTACTCCGATACCTCAGGGTTCATCCACTCATTGGTCCGATACAGAAATCTTTCAGAAAAGTTCAGAAAAGTTTGGTTTTCTTCATTATCATTCTCTTTCTCTATTTACTTGCATTTGCAAGCGGGTTGGTCACTGTTTATGGAGCAACAACCTTGAAGTACAATGAAACTCAAAGACAGAGATATGAAGAAAACTGTCCTTCTAAAGCATTTGGAAG TTTGCCATCTTCACTACTAACactgtttttgtctttgtttggaTTGATTGACTACGATGCTCTTGATAATTGCTCACATCTCGAGGAGATATTTGGCAAAATACTGTTTGGGTTATGGATTATACAGGCCTTGATCATTCTTCTCAACATGCTGATTGCTCTTGTTACCAATAAGTTTGACGAAGTTCAG AACAATGCTGATATTGAGTGGAAATTTTCATTCGGTGCAACTGTTATTGATGTCCGAAAGTGCCAGCGGTATCCAATACCGTTCAATCTCCTTCACATTCACATTGATGTTCTAGAATGGCTGTTTAATAAAGATAACTTT ATGAAGAGACGTTTTGCTCTGCTATCAATATCTAACTTAATACGATCCAAGTCTGGCAGAAGAAATGTTGGTACCTTGCAAATAGACGTTTTCAGAAAAGCTGAAGAAAGGAAAACTTATGAAAAGGCAGCAACCAAAGGAGATGTGGCAGATATCAATAAACGCCTCATTCATATAGAG ACATCATTGTCATCAGTCTGCACATCTCTCAATATCCAATCCAAATCAGAATCCACCATGTCTACACTTGATGAGCTGAGACGTGACAGTTGGGGCTCATATAGACAGCGTCTCAACACACTGGCTAACAGCAGTGAATGGATTGAAGACATGGCAACGAGAGTACCAAATAGTAGAGATCAGTTCAGGAAAACTCTCATACACAAAATATTGAAAAAGACTGAatctaccaccaccaccaccactacccaCACCAATCCAAAGTCCCCAGCTCCATTGCAACCATCTTCACTGCAGCCCATTGCTGAATCAATACAAAAGACCGAATCTGACACTAACACCACTACCTACACCAATGCAAAGTCCCCAGTTGCAGTGCAACGATCTCCACTGCAGCCCATTGCTCAACAATCAAGAGATGGCACTGCAGTTGCAGAATCTAATGCTCTCACACAAGCATTGATCTCCTTGCAACGCTCTGTGCAACGGCAAGAGAGCACATTGCTCCAGATCGAGGCACGATTGGCTAACTTGGAAAATCAAGAAAGACACAGAGAGGGAAGATACGCCAAACCAGCAACATCATTGCAGGCTTTGATCGAAGAAGATGCATTCTAA
- the LOC134192401 gene encoding uncharacterized protein LOC134192401, whose translation MYDMSGTSQNRQSQCLHREVPFGSEFVVEADMVEKVIQSLRGNKAPGSDNICEEHLMYAPVSKIVELVLADMLRETIDYFNMRGSPVFSCFMDASKAFDRISHDKLFGILEDRGGVLSPLLFSIYIDDLLLKINRSGYGCSVGKVNIGAVAYADDICLLSESSYGLQQLLHICSTFAVERHLVFNSSKTKCIRFVSSRASWLSTLPLPKLILDGNILDFVQSWKHLGHILCADMKESLSIEFEMKRFLSSFNSFYHQFKGATPIVLCCLLQAFSAVFYGCQLWCCSDSQLHKVRVAWNDDIRKICNVRRKGCHVDTMINSTDLLPLPEMLRKRKLQFLSSLIQSENSVIAYISSPVYNSQQSSFLLHVGNGNCITAKATPWYC comes from the exons ATGTATGACATGTCTGGTACAAGTCAAAATAGACAATCACAATGTCTACACAGGGAGGTACCGTTTGGATCTGAGTTTGTAGTAGAAGCTGACATGGTTGAGAAAGTCATTCAGTCTCTGAGGGGCAATAAGGCTCCTGGTTCGGACAATATCTGTGAGGAACACTTGATGTATGCCCCAG TTTCTAAGATTGTAGAACTTGTGTTAGCGGATATGT TACGAGAAACTATAGATTATTTCAATATGAGAGGATCTCCtgtattttcttgttttatgGACGCCTCTAAAGCTTTTGACAGGATCAGTCATGATAAATTGTTTGGCATCTTGGAAGATCGAG GTGGTGTCCTTTCACCAttattgttttctatttacatCGACGATCTATTGCTAAAGATTAACAGGTCGGGATATGGTTGCAGTGTTGGAAAAGTTAATATAGGAGCAGTAGCATATGCTGATGACATCTGTCTCTTATCTGAGTCCTCATATGGCTTACAACAATTACTACATATTTGTTCTACATTTGCTGTTGAGAGGCACTTAGTGTTTAATTCTTCTAAGACAAAGTGTATTCGTTTTGTCTCCAGTAGAGCATCATGGTTGTCAACTTTGCCACTACCTAAGCTGATTCTCGATGGGAATATCCTGGACTTTGTTCAAAGCTGGAAACATCTCGGGCATATTCTGTGCGCTGATATGAAAGAGTCATTGTCAATTGAGTTTGAAATGAAGAGGTTTTTGTCGTCCTTCAACTCCTTTTACCATCAATTTAAAGGAGCCACTCCgattgtgttatgttgtttATTACAAGCATTTTCAGCTGTGTTTTATGGGTGTCAGTTGTGGTGTTGCAGTGATAGTCAACTACATAAAGTACGTGTAGCGTGGAATGATGATATAAGAAAAATTTGCAATGTCAGAAGAAAAGGATGTCATGTCGATACAATGATTAATTCCACCGATCTTTTGCCTTTGCCCGAGATGCTGAGGAAACGAAAGCTACAGTTTTTGTCTTCTCTAATTCAGTCTGAGAACAGTGTTATCGCGTACATTTCGTCTCCTGTGTATAATTCTCAGCAGTCATCCTTTTTACTTCATGTCGGGAATGGGAATTGCATTACTGCCAAAGCCACACCATGGTACTGTTGA